Proteins from a genomic interval of Scophthalmus maximus strain ysfricsl-2021 chromosome 22, ASM2237912v1, whole genome shotgun sequence:
- the LOC118291811 gene encoding C2 calcium-dependent domain-containing protein 4C-like — protein MSAVKSGSSLRSLLLTPERIPHFLIPSRGPRLLLSPHRSSVDRVRLLSDHDDDDTSPGASPPATPLSPAASPRFLLRLPPRIRAPRRAAAAAECADTDTDLTTRAAMSLPHVDKVTTPYGFRAVLAASPCTRRRESLFHRNKPVTVMVTDTELREPVDPPGPGPGPGPGPGPGAGRARVCLRPVKALGLQVMRELKKPAAALRALSPAARRTDAC, from the coding sequence ATGTCGGCCGTTAAATCCGGATCATCTCTGCGGAGTCTTCTTCTGACCCCGGAGCGGATCCCGCACTTCCTCATCCCGTCCCGCGGTccgcgcctcctcctctcccctcaccgGAGCTCCGTGGACCGGGTCAGGCTTCTGTccgaccacgacgacgacgacactaGTCCTGGAGCGAGTCCCCCCGCCACCCCGCTCAGTCCCGCGGCCTCCCCCCGGTTCCTGCTCCGCCTACCGCCGCGGATCAGAGCCCCGCGCCGCGCCGCTGCAGCGGCAGAGTGcgcggacacggacacggacctGACGACGCGCGCGGCCATGTCGCTGCCGCACGTGGACAAGGTGACCACGCCCTACGGCTTCCGCGCCGTGCTGGCCGCGAGCCCGTGCACGCGCCGGCGGGAGTCCCTGTTCCACCGGAACAAACCGGTCACTGTGAtggtcacagacacagagctgcgGGAGCCGGTGGACCCCCCTGGCCCCGGTCCCGGCCCTGGTCCCGGCCCTGGTCCCGGCGCCGGCAGGGCCCGGGTCTGTCTGCGGCCGGTCAAAGCTCTCGGTCTGCAGGTGATGAGGGAGCTGAAGAAACCTGCCGCCGCCCTGAGGGCGCTGAGTCCCGCCGCCCGGAGGACCGACGCCTGCTga